In Rhizoctonia solani chromosome 6, complete sequence, the sequence ACGTTGGAGAACGATGCCTTGGTATTCTATACACGGAGCGCTTACTTGCCGACGGTACTATCAAGCGTAGCCCCTCTAAATCATTTCCTTACATTCCTCTCCCTGCTGCTCTCGGTCGTCTATTGCCCCGGTATGTCCGAGCTTTGTCAACATTGGCGTAACACAACGATCCCAACAATGAGCCAACTGAGAACCAACAAGGCCTCGGGATCCTGTGGAGTGGTTCGACAACATGCCAGTCAACCAACGATTTTTGGACATCAGCGAGGGCTGGGGTTGGCGGGCGCATGCAACAGGACTCACCCGACAATTTATTAATGGCGAGTACGTGGATTTGCCCGCCGGAGATTTCCTTTATCTCTTGCGCGCTTACCTTTGCCTTACACTTAATGCCAATGGGTGAGTGCTTAACTTAAGGCTGTCTTTTCATTtaacatatatgcgcagatACCAGgcaaacaaaggcaattacACTGCCGGTGGAAGTTATACTTCCAACGGAGTGTATATTGTTATCAATAATCTTCCGTATTTCGAACGGAATTTATTCGAAAACACAATCCTTGCGATGGTATCCCTGGACCAACGGAGCCTAAGGACTACGCGTTCGACCAAATGATGGAGCCTCTTATTGACGATTTAATTTCTCTGTCTAACGGCATGTCTAGTGATTAATTCTCACTTATATACTAAAGCTATACAGGCATTGAGTTGCCGGTGCACAATGCTGAGACGGGGAAATTCAAGACCGACGCGTTTACGCAAACTTATCCGTCCTTGTGGTCGATTGGATCGCGCGCATCAAGTGTATAGGTCATGTCGGCGCTACTTCCGAAGAAAACCACTGCCCGTATTGCAAGCTACGGGCCTGTTTGCTGTTGACCGAGCAAGGCTATGACCATGAAGGTGAGTGTGTAATTATATATTCAAATTTGACTTAATTATTGGGTTCCATAGTTTATGATCTTTGCGAGCCTCACGAGCATTTACAGCATAAGCACCGCTGGCTCCGTGCGGAATGGCACGAACGCAATGACATCCGTAATGAGACTGGTACAACATTTACCAAACTAGACCGGCTCTCCGGTTTCTATGCGTTCAATAATGCGCCCATCGATGTAATGCATTTGGTGGATCTTGGGCTTACCAAGGCTATTGAAAGTAAGTACATATACAAGCAAGGGATGCTCCGAAAACGTTTTCATTGGCAGCCTGCTGGTGAGACACCCAAGGCTCGCTACAATGCGTTTATCACGCGGACAATCTTCCCTCATTATTGTAGTCAGCTCCCTACCCATGTAGGTTTCCATATATTCAACATATATATCACTAACATACATTAAAGGCCCAAGGGCTGAAGGGACGCGTCAAGGCCAAACAGCGGCGCCTCTTGCGCCTTATCATGGTTGGCTTGTACTTTGAGGCTTGGCACGTTGGTGACTCGATCCCAGATGGCAATATCCCTTGTGGAAGTGAGAGATCAAGCACTACAAGGCTCAGAaggtcaatgccaaggccTTCCGTAGACGTTGAAACCACGTCAACAACTTGAATGAAGGCGGACTCGACGAGGTTCTCCCTTGGCAAGAATTTATGCCATCACGAAACCCTTGCGACTGGTTTGCAAACTTATTAAGATTTGTATTGGGGCGACGCTCCTGACTCGACACCGAATCACTCAAGAGGAGGTTGAACAGGGTCGCCAGTTGCTTGAACAGGTTGGCACGGTGTTCACTGATATGAACATCAATCTCACTCCAAGCTTCCACGCCATCACACATTTGCCCGACCACCTCTACAAGTATGGAAGTGTTTACAATACTACCAACCGATTTGAGCGTGCAAACCGAATGCTTATCAACGTCAACAAGAACAGGCACGGGGGCGGAGAAATTGAAGCAACAATGGCAAAGGGATTTATGCGTCGCGTTGAGTGTTACCGCTATGTAAGTCCCCCTCCAACTCTTATTCAGTTTACTAATACCTATTCAGATTAACAAATTACAATCAATTGAGGGGCCAACGGACGATGATATAGCAACAACAAAACTTTTGTTACAAGGCATGAGAGACGCCCCGGAACACGAAGTTCAGCGTGGCAGGCTTGATGCAATTCTGGCTGGAGACGCCCGATTTCTTGAACAAGGTAAATTCACGCATTTTTTTTATCTTGTGTGCACATAATAAATTGTTAAATTTATGTAGAGCACATTTGGTTGGCAACTGCCCCTGCCAAAGTTAACTTCAGAGATCACAAGCATCAAGCATATTATAATTATGGTGAGTATTGCAATAACCATTGTCCTATAGGTCTACACAACGTCCACTTTTACGGATATGGCGCGCCGCCACCAGAAGGAATTCAAGTTCAACTTCATCCCAGCCGATCTACTCTTGCCTACCCTCACTTCCGTCGGTACGGGGTCCGGTACGGCTCGGCAAACCATACGCGAGGGTTTGGTTCACGCTATGGTTATATTGATGACCAAACACCTGTTATCGTTCAGGGTATTTATGAGTCAACAGTGACCGTTCTGGGCGAGCAGTACAAATTTCTGGCTGTTATGATTCAGAAATTTGTTGCTCCGGCAGAACCGCCTGCCTTCCCGTGGAACCATTGGTACGTGTTTTCTGCCTCTaagctatttacatggtAATTGTAAAATCTAGGGATCATATTCTTGGGATCGGTGCATGGGTGTACCAAGAACTCCAGCCAGTGGAAGCAGTGCCAGCAAGTGCATTACTGGCCTTTTTGCGCTTTCCAATATTGAGATGTCATACGGgcactgtcctagacgtctgtaaggacgtcgagggtgcgggcgcttgtggccgtgtgactaatacagtAAACCGCTTAGGGCGGCGACGAAgtaccctacgacgacgaactaactaactacgatgaccacgcgctgtaaggcggcagcgagctacgtatgtacagcgagaacgacgcttaaggcgtgtaaccAAGtatcttactgggctgtaaggccctcgtacaatgtaggatgcgacaagaggtaatcgacctgggtgttaccatggtcggttggcctccttatatattacagagagcaactaattacaaatacagaatatgcaaatcctaatccaataagaaccccgttccgcagttggccttactcatgcatacgtgtcactgacgtgtcatagtgatgtcatcaggtggaggtggctacgtgtgctgaggtaagcgcggatggggacgtggctcggcgcttagcgtatgatataagcgccgaagtcacgtgattgaaaatgtcgtccgttcgtctttgtttaaatttgagaaaatggggattaattccctggtatcaagtgtgtctacgacaggcACTATTGGCTTACATTTTCAATGATAACAGTAAGTCCTTTTTATGCATATCTTGCTATCTAATCCTCGCAAACAGACAAGGCCCGACAATTTGAGGGACGAAGACAACATGGGCGTTGATGACTAAGAGAGTGTAACAGTAACTGGTGTACGTTTTTACTCCTTTTACACAATGATAAACGTTTGATATATAAGGCTTGTTACAGGTAGTTTAATTTAAAGCCACAatcatccagttccattTAATTGAGCATATAGTAGCCGAACAGGTCATTGAGAACTGGACGCGCACACGGTAATGCAGGAAAATATGCCGAGAAATGACAGGTGAGAAGAATAAATAGGGCGCAGTGCACCAACAGCAGGAGATCAATGAGGAAAGACAATAAATAATACAGGTTGGAGACTGAGTTCATATTAGTGCATAAAAACAATAGGAGAATACGCACATAATAGGTGAGCTACGCACCCCGGAAAACAACTTTAACTTTCTTGACTTGTTGGGCGCGGCGCTTGCAAGGAAGTCGCAATGGATCAAGCCCAGGATTCCCATCGCCGTTGCCATTAACATTAACATTGCCGCTGCTACTTGCCACGCTTGATTTGCGCGCTTTGGTTGCCCAGGGTCTGGTGTTTGATGGTTGATTTGGCCCGGGTATATTTGGCTGCGCAGTCAGGCTGTATTGCGCGGCGGCGGCTTcttgttcatgaagctcTGGCGGTGGAGGCATACCGTTCAAGGGATACAAGCGACCACTTGTCTCACCTTGAAGAGCAGGGTCTAAAATATAAAGATAAGTGTTTTACCTGACGCATAAATATTCAGCTTACCAATTGGAATATGGGCTTGAGTACCTCCGTTCCTGCCGGGCTGTCCATATAgatatccaggctgaaaacCTGGTTGGTACCCTATCGGCAATACGTTGTGTGGCATATATGCAGCCCCGCCTAACTGACCGTAGTGCGGGAACGCAGGCTGGGAAAATGTTGGTGCTTTTGGAGCCGCAGAGGCTACATCGGTGCCAAACCCCATTGACGCACCGGTGTGCATTGCTGTACCCCATGACTGACCAGACCCGGGGGCATGACTGGGGGCGACTAACAAAGCTGTAGGCACATCCAAAGGGGGCTGACACACTGCATTTCCAGGGGGATGGCATATGTTGGCAGCAAGAAGAGTAGGTGTCGTAACTGGGGCCGCTTCAATGACCCGGCTCTGCGTAGCTAACGTAATAGAGGGAACAGGGGTATCGGCTGGAGCGTTGGACCTGGAAGGCAAGGGGGAAGGCAAGGGGGATGGCAATGGCAATGGcgatggcaatggcaaaggGGACAGATACTCCCGTGGTTGAGGTGTGTACCGATCAATAAATTTGTCGaatttttcttcttggggATTTCGTCTAGGTCCGAGTCGATTCGCTTAGCCGATTGTTTGCATGCTTTTGGGTTTGTGCGTTCCCATTCCTTGTCAACAGCCCAAGCCGGTATCTTCCCTTTCTTGAGCTTAGGTACGTCGTTATTGACCTTATTGAAATCCCGGCGCGTGACCTTTTGATTTCCGCATTGTTTCTTGTTGTCTTTGTATGCGATATCAAGCGCCCCCAAAAATTGGACAAGCTGAGCAAAGGTTAGTGTTCGTAACTCAAACCCTAAATAGTTACTTGTTACTAACCTTTGCGACTCGGTACTCGGGTTCCTGAACAACACGGCGGCTCTGATCGTCCGGGTCTGAATATTCGGACGATTGAAAACCGGGATCGCCGGTAAATTTGAATCCCCCGACTTCAAGTCCCGATCCTTTGAGCGCTGCCATGCGACTTTTAGCTTTCTGCCACGAGCGTAAGTATAATTACTCAATGGAAAAAGCTTGGTACTCACCGCATCCTTCCGGGATTGACGTCTGTTCAACATCCTGCGTTTATCCGACCACTCCCGCCCTTTGCCTGCATCTCCCTGGTACTTCTTCCAAACACGAAGCATCGTCGCATAGACCCCATTTTTAACGACAACTCTCCATTCGGCATCGGTCACAGACTCCAAGTACTCGACGTCGGAAGGGTCCCAGCGGCTCTGGTCGCGTATCACATCTATGGCGCTCGTCCCCCATTTTTCCCACTCTTTGTCGAACCCACGATCAAAATGCGGGACAAGAATCCCGTTAACAAACCAGACAGCCTTGCCAGCGTCGTCGAACTTTGCTACGAGCTCGCCGGCATCATTTGCTTGATTTAAGGCGCATAAATCGAGCATGGATTTGAGGGCGTGGCTCTATTGTAACAGTAAGTCCTTATTCTAAAACTAGCTGATAAACTTACAGATATAACCATTTGCTGGTGTCGCTCAAATCCGGCGTCTTTCTCAGCCGACGACTTTGCGCGTTTCTGGCTCCTGGAAGTATTGGCGCAGGAGGATGCATGGGATAACTCGGAACTTCTGATTTTGGCTGAAATAGGACCTATAAAGCTATGTAAGCGGCTGAATCCTGTGTTAGTACTGACAAGTCTTATACCTTTTCGCCTTCGAGGAGAACCCAACACTTCGTCGCCTCCTTCCTTGTCGTCCGAGTTTGAGTCCGCCTCCGAACCACCCTCGCCTCCGCCTTCGTCCTCGCTCTCGTCATTTCTCTGCGAACTCTCTGTGTCTTTGGCGGAGTTCGTGCCCACGACCTTGCTAAACACCGGTCTACTCGTTGTAACTAGCATACATGGTAAGCAAAACACGAAATATAATCACATTAGATACTTACTACTCCCCTCCGTCGGAGAATCCGAGTCTTCGACATCGGCATCGCATATACCTCGTAGGTTGTGCCTTGGCGCGGAAGCTACGATCTTTAGGTAAGCAAAGTAGTCGGTACTTGTGTGCGACTCACCAGGCTCCAAGTCTAGGACTCGAACGTTCTTCTTGAACACAAACAAGCTCCTTCGCGTACCATTCTTGCGCCCAGTACCTGGCGTTGGGTAAGCAAAGGATGGGGGGACATCTTGGGACCGGGTAAGCCTCGAttcatgcgcatacatttgTACTTACGTCTCCCTAACCCCAATGCTGAACTTGATTCTCGGTCAATGCTTGCGCGCCCAGGGTCGCGCAAACGCACTCGCGAAGTCGACGGTGATCTAGAGGCCAACCTTCGGGGGGCGCTAGGTGGTAGCACGGGGTCTTTGGATATAGATGCCCTTTCAGACATCGCGACGTAACAAGTGTACTGAGGAATCCCGAGGTTGATGGTAGTAGGTGTTTGGGTGAGTACCCTGAAATTTGCAGCTTCTGACGCACTGACCAGCATACCAAACAACGCGCACACGTCCCCCCTTCTGGGAGAGGGTGGGCGCATCCTATTTAGGTGTTGAAGAGTAATGGATTGAAATGTAACGATGAAACAATTATGTATGTAATCAAATAAATATATTCCATTTATCCCAAAGAAACGAAAGGCCCAaagtgtatatatacatcgGGCACAGGCATCGCAGAGATATTGTCCAGCAATGGACCAGCATTTGTATCCCGACAATCGACAAATGCTGGACAGCCTGGTCTATTACTGTACCGAACGCGACAAAAAAGTCCAGTTCATGCCTCGACAAAGGCTGGACACGTGCCGTCCAAGTCCCGTGCCCGCCGCACACCCTTTGTCGAAAAGGGGGTGAAGTCCTGTGTGCTCCCAAACCAAAACCTGTGACCAGGGCAAGCCCAAAAGTAACAGTACAAGTAgagcagaagaagaaaaatgGGCCAGCACGTAAGAGGGCTCGATACTCGGGTCCTGAATGTGATCCAAAAGGCAATCAAGCACCGGATATCAGATTGTTGGTAAACCTACCGGTGGAAGTCCTAATTGAAGTACAGGCTCACTAGCAATTTGGAATGGCTTAATGCTAAAATCCCTGGTAGATCGCTCGATATGTCCACCCACTTGACCTCATTATGCTCTCCCGGGTTAATAAATTCCTCCGTGAACTATTTATGGATAAGCGTTCAGCGTTGATTTGGCGTTCGGCCAGGGAGAACCATTTGGGCCTGCCAACGTGTCCTGACGAAGTATCCGAGCCACAGTATGCTGCCATGCTGTTCACGAAGAGGTGTTCTGTGAGTAAATTAATATCTCAGATGGATATAGGATTATATTCCATGTGCCTTTTTCAGACGTGCGGAGGCTACGCGCCCCGTGAAATGAACCCCATTTTGTTGATTCGATTGTGTGGGAACTGCTGGTTAGAAGAGTAAGCGAAAAGATTCATTATTATTTACTATGTGTATCTGATAGGACCCATTTAGACTAGTCGATGTCAATCGAGTGACGGATTCATCATTACTATCAGTAATAGGAGGTATGCTATCCGCTGCTGATCAAAGTGCCGAGACtgatattggatgcaggcccCATTCCAGGCCAGAGTTATAAATGGAGGTCGTGGTGCCTCTACAGCGAAGCCAGGGAGGTGAAAGCCAAACTCAATGAGCTGAACAAAGCTGGAGACGATGAAGCACTGCGAAAATGGAGGAGCGAACGACATAGCCTAGTTGAAGCAAAAAGGCGGGTACGTACATAAGCAGGTGTCTAATTTGCCCGAAGCTTACGGGTTATATCATTCTGGCACAGAGCGCAGAGCCGCTCTCCACATGGCTTAGGAATAGGGATCGGGAGCGAGCAAAGAATCGGGATAGCCTAAAAGCCTTGCGTCAGAATGAGTAAGTACGAAAACATGATTGGGTTATAGAGACTGATAGAGTTGAATTGGTTATAGAATTGAATCACGCCTAATCGAAATTGGGTGGGAAAAAGGTGATCTTGTGTGTTATGATGGCTGGAGGCGCAAGCAGTGGAAATCCATGGTGCATACCACGAAGAGAGTCACCGATAAAGGCAAGCTACTTGTCGTTTCAAGAACAAACCATGGGCATTTACTGAATAAAGCGTAGTTTGGGACAATCTTTTGCCACGCCTTCTGGGACATCTAGAAATTAATCGTAACCAACGGCTTGAGAGGGAGCAGAAGCAGCGTCGGTCAGCGCGTCTCCATGCAATACACCGTTGGATTTCAGAAGTGAGAGCCGTACTCCCGGTATATGCTCGAGCAATACCTCATGATGGAGATTGCTTAGCGATCAAGGGAAATTTTTCTGTACTTGGTATGGTACCTTTGTGTCTCGTCGCTGTCTTTCCTTTACTAATGCACAGTTTATTTTCTGTTTTCAGAAAATCATGCATCATTGCatcaggccttcctagggcCTCAGAAGTTTACACATGGCCAGAATGCACACCGCTCATTGAGAATGATATGCTCCACGAACAATTCTTGAACGAGTTTGAAGCGAAGAAAACCGGTTTACAGCAATTGATCGGAGAGTGGAGGCATAGACTTGAAACACAGCTAATCGCGGCATTACCCAAAGGAACTCTGCGACCGACTTTGGAATCTTCGCCTTTCACTATGACCATCCATACTACTGAGATCGTTCAGCCAGTAGATGTCCTTCCGGGGGATATACGCAAGCTTCTCCGAGCGGATGCCATTTTCACTACATCGCATATTCATGATCATTCTCAAGTACACTGGTATCCCCATAGCTTCGACCATTTCGCAGGCGATATAACTAAAATGATTTTTTATGATCATGCCTGCAACATTTCACGAGCACTTTTAAGTGTCCTAGGTATTCCCGACGCTACTTACTTGCATGTCAAAGCAATGGGGAAGGCTTTCCGATGCGGAAGGTGTCCCCAGGCAACAGCTCCTAACTATGACTGGATGGACATGGTGAGTGGTTTCATCACTATGAGATATAAAAACAAACTCGTCGGTTAAACTTAGGTTTGCCATTATCTGGAATCAATCCGACTGTGGGCGTCTAACGCTAGGCAACGTCAAGTCCGGTCTGCCAAGGACTTTGTATACATCTGCACACACGACATTGATGCAAATAACTCGTCCCGTCCACTTGTATGGATACCAGCCCAAGATGATCTTCCCACTCAACCCGCTCTCTTTTCTTGGAGCTGGTCCAAGTGTATGCCGTGTCAAAGAGTCGGTCTTGGCACCAGAATCCCTACCCAAGCTATCGTGGAACATGTACGCTATGTGTAAGTCCCTGCTCTATACATCTGCCCTCGTTTCTAACCTCGTCGCGAATAGGCACTTAATTGAGGAGCCGGAATTAGGCATTCACTACCAACATTAGCTGCGAGATTATGGACTTCTTTCTTATCATCCAACCGCGAATATACTATTATTCAACTTTGGATACTCACAACGACGGCCTGGTTGAATTCCTTGTCGATGGCTGAAGCAATGAAGTGCGACCACCAACTCAGTACCTCCTACATTTTGGTTTCCGGTATCCTAAATGCATACTCCATATGGTTGAAATTTCGGTTAAATATATTGATTTCAAAGCGATTGACACACATCGATAAAGCCATTCGATTAGGAAAAGTACATCACTGGGATGTAGTCCGTAACACCCACAGAAGCTGGTGTTGGTTACGACATGGGTGTATTTTCGAATATTTTGGCTGCTTCCCTTTCTCCTAAAACCTCCACAATATCCATGTCAAATGTTCGTCTTTGCCGCGGAAAAAGCATTGCCCGGCCCCCATGCAGTAAAAGATCTCTGTTCGTTGATTATGCGCAAATTAACCTATGAACGAATTCTAACGCTTGCCTTACGAGCCTAATCTCCGCCCGAAGAATCGGTGCAAGACTCTCTGGTGCATGTTCAAGTGCAAATGTCAGTGCCCTCCCTGCGGCCACCCAAGGAATCTAAGAAAAAGACCATATGTTGTAACATTCTGAAACTTGAAACCTAACTAGTGAGGACTCACACAAACAATTGTATCAAGTAGGCTCAGATCAAAAGACGTAGTCATCAATCCAGTAGTGTACCGCAAGATCGCTCTAGATGCCGAAAGCATTTTGTTAGCAGATTCGCAGCCAGGATCTTGCCAGTTGGCTAGACCCATGTTGACCCTTGCGGTCGCCCTTTTGACGAGTTAGCATCATAGGGATGACCCCAGCGAACTAAATGACTTGCCAAAATGGTGCTATATATGCGATGAACGAGTTGGAGATAGCTGATACCGAAGGCTGATTTGAAAGGTCGACCCGTTTTCTAATGGATTGTCTTGGAAGCCAACGTCAGCTTGAGTGCGGTAGTGTTCACAGATATTCACCTTAATAAAGTTATCATCAGCTCCAAGTCCCTCATATCCTGCGAGTTTTGTGCATCTTCAATGCTTTGAAAATCCGGTAACCGGCGACATTCAAACACGTGCGCCTACATCCAAGTTAGTGATGGTCATCGTTCTGAGAAAGCAAAGGCCATGATACCCGAGATAATAGGATTGCACCTGGAGTATGTAAAACATTGCCATTTTTAATGCATGAGACCAACTCACATTTTACatacattgtaaaatcatcCTGATTGCTGTAGTGATTCGAAAACAAATCCTTGGACAGGATGGTCTGTCGCtcttggccatcatcaaaCTGAATACCCTCCGGTAAGGTGCATAAACCACACAAGTCTAAGGTACTCACACCAGATTCAAATGCTTCTAACGTTCCTGGTAGCGTTTGATAGACATCCTCATCACTAATATCAAAAACTATCAAACAGATTTGGAAATACTTTCAAGTACACAAGCATAATACTTACCCCAAGGGCTTGAGAATAAATGGTACCTTTCTAAACAATATGCGAGCCAAAATATGTTCCGTCTGAGCTCGACGTCCGTCTCCGTGTTCGGTGGCCCAACAAGTACCTTTTCACGGATTTTGTTTGGCAATGGGTTCTGAAGAGAGTCAGCAAAGTTCAGTCCGAGGGCGACGCAAAGTCTCATTGCGAAGCTGCTCATACTCCAAAATTCGAACCATCGAGCACATCTTGAATCGAATCGTTCCAACAACTGAATCTCAAAATGTAAATAACAAAAACTCACGAGAACGCCCACCAGGCACCAATGACAGAGGCTGGGGAATGGGATGAGGTCACGGGCCATATGAGATCCCCAATTGACGGTACGCACATTGTATCACACCAAGTAGGTTTCTGCCCTCTCTTGCGGCTACTCGACACTGATATTGGCATAGAATTATATGTTGTTCTTCAAAGCTTAGATTTCGTCCCCGATCTACTAGTGTCTGACCCAGAAAGATGTCGTCAGCGTGTAAGTTGGGTGGCGGGGTAGTTTCGACCAGTGGCGAGTAAATTGCAGCTGCAGTACAGATGGCGTGAAGAAGAGGTATGAAAGGAAAAAATGGCGAGGCAGGGTTAGCCAAAAGCTGAACCATAAGAGTTGGCCGGTGAATAGCACGCCGCGCGTTCGGGTAGCAAGTAAAAAATATGTCGACAAGATGAAGCAGCAAGGGTTTAGGAGGTAGTTCTAACGGCCATTCGTCAATAGTGAGTGGGAGGTTGTCAATGAATATCGCGGAATTAAGAGCAGGATGTTCCGCCGCGAGAGTGTCCTCTGGTTGATTTGGATCATATGAATAGATTTCACCATCGTTGACTGAAAGCGAATGGCGCCTAGGCATAGGTATGTCACTGTTGAGTGACTCAGAATTTCCTATCAATCGTAACTGCCTCTCTAGCTCCTCTTGTACAGTACTTGTTAAGGTCGTCCTTATTATAAACAAATTAAGTACATACCAACGCGAGCCTCCATTCCCCGCAAAGTGTGTTGAGAAGGAATCTCGCTGGGTCGAGGAATGACGTTCGAAGCTCCATAGGTACAGGTCGGTGGTATGTGTTTTAGGTGCGGGTTGGTTCGAATCACTCTGTTATGGCTTCGAAGGCAACTTAAACATGGTTGCTCTAGGTTACTGGCCACGAGCGGAATCAGTATGCTCAGCGTATATCACAAAGAGACAAAGGGAGGTTGATTTAGAATACCCACCATTTCTGCTCATAGTCAATGTGTGTGTCCAAGGTCAGATGGGCGATAAAGAATGGCGAATAATATAGCCTACCACTCTACACGGGTGGGTCAATTACACCCCGAAAATTAGGTTTGGCTTACCTACTTTCGCCTTTTACATTGGTTACATGCCTAAATCACcgtaaaaaaaaagaactCGTATGGATATAATACTGAATGTGAATCATTGCCCACCTCGGTCCTCGGGAATATCAACGTTTCGGCAGAATTGTCACTCATGTTAATGATGGTATGGTGAGAGATCCCAATAACGGGCACGCAGAGAATGGGAGACGCGAATTGAGAAGCAATGCTACTCTGACGTTCTGGTCGCAGACTTCCTCCAACCCTGTTCGGCTGCAACTCCCAGCGTTGTAGTGCTATAGTAATAGGCCCGGGGGACTGAGTTGCCTACGTATCCTGTTATAGAGGTAAATAAAAGTTTAATCAAAGTTGGAATTTATCGAAGGCGTTGAGATAATCAGAGCTCTGGCATTTACCGTGGTTTAACTTCAGACGTACCACAGCGCCACAATCGGCCCGAACTCGTTATTTGGTTGAGTGTGCTAATAGGAAAGAAAACAAATTATTCTTTTGCAAATTGGCTAAAGTTTGTAACCCGCAGGGTCTGGTATGTAGCCGTGGTGATCTGGGGTGATGAATAATCATGGGCGTCTACTCTGTAGGTAATTCTGGACCGGGTTAGATTGTGAATGTGGGCACCGGTATACAGCAACACCCGGTCGAGCCTCATTTTCGGATGCGCCCTCCTATCTTGGTCAGTAAGCTGGGGTGCCGGCCTCAAACCCCTTCTGCGTGTCCGCGGGAGATTCCAACCCGGTGGAGGTCTGGTGGAGGCTGGGTGAAGGCCGCCGATTCGTGTGTCGACAATAATAGAACGTTATTCTATTTGAGTGATAGGTTCTTCCGATACATCAATGCAACAACGCCTTCTCAATCTGTCCCCAAATATGTTGGCATGTAACTGCGCGTGTCTCGGGAACGCTATAATATTAAGTAAACCGGGAAATTTACTCTACCAATCGGACTTTCGCGCCTTTCATTAGTTTTCTGGTCTGATAagtcaaaaaaaaaaaaaaaactcagGATCATTCATATTCATGAGCGCATGTAGCGGCCAGAGAGATATCATTTTTATATTCAGTTCCTATAGTTGTCCGCTTGGATACATTGACGACAGAAGCAGCGATAGAAGCAAACGGGCATACACCACAACGCGTAATACATCGTGTCAGCTTCAAACAATTTTGGAACTTGTGGGGGTACTAGTGGGTCATTGGGCTTTTAAATTTTGAGGAAATGTACTACATGCATAGTATAATGCCCTTCTCAAACTATGTTCTTGAATCCTTGAGTGGAATTAGTAATAAGCTAAGGCACTTGCACTGAGTATAGTGACCCACTAGTTAGAGAGAGGCATTGTAGGGCAAG encodes:
- a CDS encoding Transposase family Tnp2 protein — protein: MPPRTRSAARTTSVTTRASLGRIQSAQKPQVYKAALQSGKKRNYHLITLCETCSQTKTVTRASPKVTVQVEQKKKNGPARRGLDTRVLNVIQKAIKHRISDCCNLEWLNAKIPALIWRSARENHLGLPTCPDEVSEPQYAAMLFTKRCSTCGGYAPREMNPILVDSIVWELLVRRTIDVNRVTDSSLLSVIEAPFQARVIMEVVVPLQRSQGAGDDEALRKWRSERHSLVEAKRRSAEPLSTWLRNRDREQAKNRDSLKALRPLGDDPLPSDAKEPHHDNSYIEDNNNAYPYPDDPDDPDNPDDAEGVLVEEPLIRVPPDDAEGPPKPPGNDGGAGMPLFDAHPTLQNIYLRTWAQYAFNHATQDSVQSILESHKLALMANAQYLPQPLVEEIQQMPLTLRSLERRLGMDHSELIRIYPVCPEPHAADDTPWSNFTSSQSPVHSEPPLNHFLTFLSLLLSVVYCPGIELPVHNAETGKFKTDAFTQTYPSLWSIGSRASSLRACLLLTEQGYDHEVYDLCEPHEHLQHKHRWLRAEWHERNDIRNETGTTFTKLDRLSGFYAFNNAPIDVMHLVDLGLTKAIESKYIYKQGMLRKRFHWQPAGETPKARYNAFITRTIFPHYCSQLPTHAQGLKGRVKAKQRRLLRLIMVGLYFEAWHVGDSIPDGNIPCGKEVEQGRQLLEQVGTVFTDMNINLTPSFHAITHLPDHLYKYGSVYNTTNRFERANRMLINVNKNRHGGGEIEATMAKGFMRRVECYRYINKLQSIEGPTDDDIATTKLLLQGMRDAPEHEVQRGRLDAILAGDARFLEQEHIWLATAPAKVNFRDHKHQAYYNYGLHNVHFYGYGAPPPEGIQVQLHPSRSTLAYPHFRRYGVRYGSANHTRGFGSRYGYIDDQTPVIVQGIYESTVTVLGEQYKFLAVMIQKFVAPAEPPAFPWNHWDHILGIGAWVYQELQPVEAVPASALLAFLRFPILRCHTGTVLDGGDEVPYDDELTNYDDHAL
- a CDS encoding Fungal specific transcription factor domain, translated to MPRRHSLSVNDGEIYSYDPNQPEDTLAAEHPALNSAIFIDNLPLTIDEWPLELPPKPLLLHLVDIFFTCYPNARRAIHRPTLMVQLLANPASPFFPFIPLLHAICTAAAIYSPLVETTPPPNLHADDIFLGQTLVDRGRNLSFEEQHIILCQYQCRVAAREGRNLLGVIQSSVIGAWWAFSCWNDSIQDVLDGSNFGNPLPNKIREKVLVGPPNTETDVELRRNIFWLAYCLERYHLFSSPWVFDISDEDVYQTLPGTLEAFESGFDDGQERQTILSKDLFSNHYSNQDDFTMCNPIISGIMAFAFSER